The Deltaproteobacteria bacterium genome window below encodes:
- a CDS encoding FemAB family PEP-CTERM system-associated protein, giving the protein MQGLEVIACGPEQAREWDSFLSERSGSSFYHLFGWKAVNEESFGHSTFFLAATRDGRIRGVFPLVYIKSRVFGRILCSMPFVNYGGPCAADGESEAALLERAVSISGELKADYMEIRCIRRLPGDLPASEHKVSLTIELSPGADALWNKLSTKQRTNVRRAYKNGLEARSGGAELLEGFYALFAESWRDLGTPVYHIDYFRRILREFPDKTRIFLACMRDGTPVAGAFNGHFNGTVEGMWAASPARYRQLQANYVLYWEMIKDACENGFSKYHLGRSTADSGGEAFKSKWNASPTQLYWHYHTMNGGPMPGLNTGNPKYRMAINAWKRLPVRFTNLLGPLFAGQIP; this is encoded by the coding sequence ATGCAGGGGCTTGAGGTCATAGCCTGCGGTCCGGAGCAGGCCCGCGAATGGGACTCCTTCCTTTCGGAGAGGAGCGGCTCGTCTTTTTACCACCTTTTCGGCTGGAAGGCCGTAAACGAGGAGAGCTTCGGCCACAGCACCTTTTTTCTCGCAGCGACGCGGGACGGCAGGATACGGGGGGTATTCCCCCTCGTATACATCAAAAGCCGCGTTTTCGGGCGGATCCTCTGCTCCATGCCCTTTGTAAACTACGGCGGCCCGTGCGCCGCTGACGGCGAATCCGAGGCCGCTCTCCTTGAGCGGGCCGTTTCCATTTCCGGCGAGCTTAAGGCCGACTACATGGAGATAAGGTGCATAAGGAGGCTCCCCGGGGACCTCCCCGCCTCGGAGCACAAGGTGAGCCTCACGATAGAGCTGTCCCCTGGCGCGGACGCGCTATGGAACAAGCTCAGCACGAAGCAGCGCACAAACGTACGGAGGGCATATAAGAACGGGCTAGAGGCGCGCTCCGGGGGAGCAGAATTGCTGGAAGGCTTCTACGCGCTCTTTGCCGAAAGCTGGAGGGACCTCGGCACGCCCGTTTACCATATCGACTACTTCAGGCGCATCCTCCGCGAGTTCCCGGACAAGACACGCATATTCCTCGCGTGCATGAGGGACGGCACGCCGGTGGCCGGCGCGTTCAATGGGCATTTCAACGGAACGGTCGAGGGTATGTGGGCGGCTTCGCCGGCCCGGTACCGTCAGCTTCAGGCCAATTACGTATTGTATTGGGAGATGATAAAGGATGCCTGCGAAAACGGCTTCTCGAAATACCATCTCGGGAGGTCCACCGCGGACTCCGGCGGAGAGGCCTTCAAGTCCAAGTGGAACGCCTCTCCCACACAGCTCTATTGGCATTACCACACAATGAACGGCGGCCCAATGCCGGGCCTTAATACCGGGAACCCCAAATACCGCATGGCGATAAACGCGTGGAAGCGCCTCCCGGTCCGGTTTACGAACCTCTTGGGCCCGCTCTTCGCGGGGCAGATACCCTGA
- a CDS encoding AMP-binding protein: protein MTVDRFLEDSARVHPDREALVTKEGRFTYGRLGTMASAFSSALVSGGLKKGDRVCILLENSAELVAAIFGVLRAGGVFVLLNPTTKARKCGYILNDCRASALVTTYEKAHVIAEAAGSSPSLGRIWLSGQEAELPASLSRISASLRAAFMPGGGLLPASRPGPQDLASIIYTSGSTGKPKGVTMAHSNMVAAADSIISYLGITRDDVILNTLPMSFDYGLYQVLMGFRAGARVILEKFLYSWDILKTIEKERVTGFPIVPTISSILLKTEDFKGLSFDGLRYLTNTGAALPVQHIKRLREIFPKTKIFSMYGLTECKRVSYLPPEELDRRPLSVGKPMPNTEAYVVDGEGKKVAPGVTGELVVKGPNVMAGYWGLPEETAKALRPDAGGDTVLYTGDLFRTDEEGFLYFVGRKDEILKCRGEKVSPREVEEVLQGHEGVAQAAVAGVPDAVLGTALKAFVVPIKGRELTQKELMQHCSRHLEDFMVPKYIVFMEELPKNENGKVDRPLLAEAGAAG, encoded by the coding sequence ATGACCGTCGACAGATTCCTGGAAGATAGCGCCCGGGTGCATCCGGACAGGGAGGCCCTTGTCACAAAGGAGGGCCGCTTCACCTACGGACGCCTCGGTACGATGGCCTCCGCATTTTCTTCAGCCCTCGTCTCTGGAGGCCTGAAAAAAGGCGACCGCGTATGCATTCTCCTGGAAAACTCAGCGGAGCTAGTGGCCGCGATTTTCGGGGTGCTCAGGGCAGGAGGGGTTTTCGTTCTTCTTAATCCCACGACCAAGGCGCGCAAATGCGGGTACATCCTTAACGACTGCCGGGCTTCCGCGCTTGTGACCACCTATGAAAAGGCCCACGTCATAGCGGAAGCCGCAGGGTCGTCGCCCTCGCTTGGAAGGATATGGCTTTCCGGGCAGGAGGCGGAGCTTCCTGCCTCTCTTTCAAGGATAAGCGCGAGCCTCCGGGCGGCCTTCATGCCGGGAGGCGGCCTTCTGCCGGCGAGCAGGCCCGGCCCCCAAGACCTCGCTTCCATAATATACACCTCAGGCTCGACCGGCAAGCCCAAGGGGGTCACAATGGCCCATTCGAACATGGTCGCCGCTGCAGACTCCATCATCAGCTACCTTGGGATTACCCGTGACGACGTCATCCTCAATACCCTGCCGATGTCTTTTGATTACGGCCTCTACCAGGTCCTCATGGGCTTCAGGGCGGGAGCCAGGGTCATCCTTGAGAAATTCCTGTACTCCTGGGACATACTGAAGACCATAGAAAAGGAACGGGTGACCGGGTTCCCCATTGTGCCGACAATATCCTCGATACTCCTCAAGACCGAGGATTTCAAGGGCTTGAGCTTCGACGGACTCAGGTACTTGACAAACACCGGGGCGGCTCTTCCTGTCCAGCACATAAAAAGACTTCGCGAGATATTCCCGAAAACGAAGATATTCTCGATGTACGGCCTTACGGAATGCAAGAGGGTGTCGTATCTACCGCCTGAAGAGCTCGACAGGCGCCCTTTATCGGTCGGGAAGCCGATGCCGAACACGGAGGCGTACGTGGTAGACGGCGAAGGGAAAAAGGTTGCGCCTGGCGTCACAGGCGAGCTCGTAGTAAAAGGGCCTAACGTTATGGCAGGGTATTGGGGCCTGCCGGAGGAGACCGCGAAAGCACTCCGGCCCGACGCCGGCGGCGATACGGTCCTCTATACAGGCGACCTCTTCAGGACCGACGAGGAAGGGTTCCTTTACTTCGTTGGCCGGAAGGACGAGATCCTGAAATGCCGGGGCGAGAAGGTGAGCCCCAGGGAGGTGGAAGAGGTCTTGCAGGGGCATGAAGGGGTGGCCCAGGCCGCGGTCGCGGGGGTCCCTGACGCTGTCCTCGGGACTGCGCTCAAGGCATTCGTGGTCCCGATAAAGGGACGCGAGCTTACGCAAAAGGAGCTAATGCAGCACTGTTCAAGGCACCTCGAGGACTTCATGGTCCCGAAATACATCGTATTCATGGAGGAACTGCCGAAAAACGAAAACGGCAAGGTGGACAGGCCGCTCCTTGCCGAAGCCGGGGCCGCAGGGTGA
- the xrtW gene encoding exosortase W: MHSEGRILPSPFQLKLGALAVLFALAYGGAISHMVRTWSTSNTYSHGFLVPFISLYFIWKKRGSLSSLPSRPSLVAGPVAVAATSILLAAGHVSSLVIVQQISIVLAIPGLVLMLMGWSFLRALALPLSYLLLMVPALDVLIERIQFPFQLLTARMAAEFLQLFNFPVYLNRQFIEMPNITLEVARACSGVQYLVAIIALAIPLAYLNHTGRTRLLLLALAVVIGIVTNWFRVILIALWSYAGGEVLHGPMHVFQGLFVAVAGFFILFIISLALTWSGRRSGQSGPEGKSAAPYGVFSMSNAAFVSGALLLAATAAYIHLYRIEPVHLAEPLRRLPLEIADWKGADRASRGELPFLMKGADSELYRTYTGPSGSEVRVYVAYFTAQTQGKELVRHEHAAMFGSERLIELPYGEGAVSANLAAYSGTSDYLVLYWYSINGRHITGKIKAKLLTLMDGVFRKRTNGAVVMIFWDAMAEGGAELDPERAGFIKALLPAIESRIGEFDTGERA, encoded by the coding sequence ATGCATAGCGAAGGCAGAATCCTCCCGTCGCCTTTTCAGCTCAAGCTGGGCGCGCTCGCGGTCCTTTTCGCGCTCGCCTACGGCGGAGCGATTTCCCATATGGTGAGGACATGGAGCACCAGCAACACCTACTCCCACGGATTCCTGGTGCCGTTTATAAGTCTTTATTTCATATGGAAGAAAAGGGGATCCCTGAGCTCGTTACCTTCCAGGCCGAGCCTCGTAGCTGGTCCCGTCGCAGTTGCGGCGACTTCCATTCTCCTTGCAGCCGGGCACGTAAGCAGCCTTGTCATAGTCCAGCAGATATCCATAGTACTCGCAATACCCGGCCTCGTCCTGATGCTAATGGGCTGGAGCTTTCTACGGGCACTTGCGCTCCCGCTCTCGTATCTCCTTCTCATGGTGCCGGCGCTCGATGTCCTTATAGAGCGCATCCAGTTCCCTTTCCAGCTCCTTACGGCGAGGATGGCGGCCGAATTTCTGCAGCTCTTCAATTTTCCCGTTTACCTCAACAGGCAGTTCATAGAGATGCCGAACATAACTCTCGAGGTTGCCAGGGCTTGCAGCGGCGTTCAGTACCTCGTCGCCATAATAGCGCTCGCGATACCGCTCGCCTACCTGAACCATACCGGGCGCACAAGGCTCCTTCTTCTCGCCCTTGCCGTCGTCATAGGCATAGTTACAAACTGGTTCCGGGTCATACTCATAGCGCTCTGGAGCTATGCGGGCGGCGAGGTCCTCCACGGGCCAATGCACGTATTCCAGGGCCTTTTTGTCGCCGTTGCCGGTTTTTTTATCCTCTTCATCATCTCCCTGGCCCTGACCTGGTCCGGGAGGCGGTCCGGCCAGTCCGGCCCTGAGGGGAAATCGGCCGCGCCATACGGTGTCTTTTCCATGTCGAATGCCGCTTTCGTATCCGGAGCGCTTTTATTAGCGGCGACGGCGGCGTACATACACCTCTACAGGATAGAGCCGGTCCACCTTGCCGAGCCTCTAAGGAGGCTCCCCCTGGAGATTGCGGACTGGAAGGGCGCTGACAGGGCTTCGCGCGGCGAGCTTCCTTTTCTCATGAAGGGCGCGGATTCCGAGCTCTACAGGACGTACACAGGCCCGTCGGGCAGTGAGGTCCGGGTCTATGTGGCATATTTCACGGCACAGACCCAGGGAAAGGAACTGGTCCGCCATGAGCACGCAGCAATGTTCGGCTCCGAACGCCTAATCGAGCTGCCGTACGGCGAAGGAGCGGTCAGCGCCAACCTTGCCGCATATTCAGGCACGAGCGATTACCTGGTACTCTACTGGTACAGCATAAATGGAAGGCACATAACCGGTAAAATCAAAGCCAAGCTCCTGACCCTCATGGACGGGGTCTTTCGGAAGCGGACCAACGGCGCTGTTGTAATGATATTCTGGGACGCCATGGCCGAAGGGGGAGCGGAGCTTGACCCCGAGCGGGCGGGCTTCATAAAGGCCCTGCTCCCGGCAATAGAATCAAGGATAGGGGAATTTGATACAGGAGAAAGGGCATGA
- a CDS encoding DUF3473 domain-containing protein — MRNALTIDVEDYYMVTGFADRVRFEDWPKFESRVAMSTRKILCLLSRYGVKATFFVLGWVAENDPRLVREINSEGHEVACHGYNHRLIYDTTPDEFREDIRRSKSILEDISGNAVSGYRAASYSVTKKTLWALDILMEEGFLYDSSIFPIHHDRYGIPDACRFPYEIKRNGGTLMEFPPSTLRLLGQNLPVAGGGYLRLAPSWFTRAAARRINSREQKPVIFYIHPWEMDEGQPRLRAGSLSAFRHYINIKSTSAKLEGLMREFRFKPLSAFLDGNA; from the coding sequence ATCCGGAACGCATTGACGATAGACGTCGAGGACTACTACATGGTGACCGGCTTCGCCGACAGGGTCAGGTTCGAAGACTGGCCTAAGTTCGAAAGCAGGGTAGCCATGAGCACGAGAAAAATCCTCTGTCTCCTCTCCAGATACGGGGTCAAGGCCACCTTTTTCGTCCTCGGCTGGGTGGCTGAAAACGATCCGCGCCTCGTAAGGGAGATCAATTCCGAGGGGCACGAGGTGGCCTGCCACGGCTACAACCACCGTCTGATATATGATACGACGCCGGATGAGTTCAGGGAGGACATCCGGAGGTCAAAGAGCATACTCGAGGACATCTCCGGGAACGCGGTTTCAGGCTACAGGGCCGCGAGCTACTCGGTTACCAAAAAAACGCTCTGGGCCCTCGACATACTGATGGAGGAAGGCTTTCTTTACGACTCGAGCATTTTCCCCATACATCACGACAGGTACGGCATACCGGATGCCTGCCGGTTTCCCTACGAAATAAAAAGGAACGGCGGCACTCTCATGGAGTTCCCCCCGTCCACGCTCCGGCTCCTGGGCCAGAACCTGCCCGTGGCAGGCGGCGGCTACCTAAGGCTTGCTCCCTCCTGGTTTACAAGGGCGGCGGCGAGGAGGATAAACTCCAGGGAGCAGAAACCGGTGATCTTCTATATACACCCCTGGGAGATGGACGAGGGGCAGCCGAGGCTCAGGGCCGGCTCTCTTTCCGCGTTCAGGCATTACATAAACATAAAGAGCACGTCAGCCAAGCTCGAAGGGCTCATGAGGGAGTTCCGCTTCAAGCCCCTCTCGGCATTCCTGGATGGAAATGCATAG
- a CDS encoding acyl--CoA ligase: MLVHEYLIRSAERFPEKTALVHGGRRTSYSELLSAASSVSAWLRHAGVEKGDRVAILNDDPKEYISSYFGILMSGGIVVALNTDTSARTLGAQISGCGVSAAITQAKFMDYFRELGRGTPSLKSVAASGIEPSDKGDEGHALFDLKDAFGFPPGNRTPSMQSDLAQVIYTSGTTGGSSAVTLRHSNLVANTASIIEYLHLGENDSVMAVLPFFYSYGNSVMLTHIAAGGRLVINQNFLYPNTILDQMAAEEVTGFSGVPSTYAILLNRSALRRYKFPALRYMTQAGGAMPPRFAREMKSIFPEVDFYVMYGQTEASARLSYLEPEELLRKAGSVGKAIPGVRLEVLGEGGEPVRPGETGEIVASGENIMAGYWGEPEKTARVLRDGKLWTGDLARVDEEGFIYIVSRKSDIIKCGSHRVHPAEIEEALAEHAAVHESAVIGVEDEILGEALKALVVLKTGYQCSRKELLQHCKTLLPSYKVPQHIEFIPELPKTLSGKIKRALLKTPSAPGSIDQRSQKEAG, from the coding sequence ATGCTCGTACACGAATACCTGATACGTTCAGCCGAACGCTTCCCCGAGAAGACTGCCCTGGTCCACGGCGGCCGGCGGACCTCGTACTCCGAGCTCCTGTCGGCGGCCTCGTCCGTCTCCGCATGGCTCAGGCACGCTGGTGTTGAAAAAGGCGACAGGGTGGCGATACTGAACGATGACCCGAAGGAATACATAAGCTCTTATTTCGGCATCCTCATGTCGGGCGGGATAGTCGTTGCGCTTAATACCGATACTTCGGCCAGGACGCTTGGGGCCCAGATAAGCGGTTGCGGCGTTTCTGCTGCGATAACCCAGGCGAAGTTCATGGACTACTTCAGGGAGCTCGGAAGGGGGACCCCGTCGCTTAAGTCCGTTGCGGCGTCCGGCATAGAGCCCTCGGATAAAGGGGATGAGGGGCATGCCCTGTTCGACCTTAAGGACGCCTTCGGCTTCCCGCCCGGCAACCGGACCCCGTCCATGCAATCGGATCTCGCACAGGTCATCTATACATCCGGCACGACGGGCGGCTCAAGCGCGGTGACGCTCAGGCACTCGAACCTCGTTGCCAATACCGCTTCCATAATCGAATATCTCCACCTAGGCGAGAACGACAGCGTAATGGCAGTGCTGCCTTTTTTCTATTCCTACGGCAACTCGGTCATGCTTACCCATATCGCCGCAGGAGGCAGGCTCGTCATCAACCAGAACTTCCTTTACCCGAACACCATACTCGACCAGATGGCGGCCGAGGAGGTGACGGGCTTTTCCGGCGTGCCTTCGACCTATGCGATACTCCTTAACCGCTCCGCCCTCAGGCGCTACAAGTTCCCGGCCTTGAGGTACATGACGCAGGCTGGCGGGGCAATGCCGCCACGGTTCGCGCGCGAGATGAAGTCCATCTTCCCGGAAGTGGACTTCTATGTGATGTACGGCCAGACAGAGGCCTCGGCCAGGCTTTCCTATCTTGAGCCTGAAGAGCTCCTGAGGAAAGCGGGCTCAGTCGGAAAAGCCATACCCGGCGTTCGGCTGGAGGTCCTCGGCGAAGGCGGCGAGCCTGTCAGGCCGGGCGAAACCGGCGAAATAGTCGCGAGCGGGGAAAACATAATGGCCGGGTACTGGGGGGAGCCAGAAAAGACCGCAAGAGTGCTCAGGGACGGAAAGCTCTGGACAGGCGACCTCGCCAGGGTCGACGAGGAAGGATTCATTTATATAGTCAGCCGGAAGAGCGACATAATAAAATGCGGTTCCCACAGGGTCCATCCGGCTGAAATAGAAGAGGCCCTGGCCGAGCATGCCGCCGTGCACGAGTCCGCGGTCATAGGCGTGGAAGACGAGATACTCGGGGAGGCGCTTAAGGCCCTTGTCGTATTGAAAACCGGATACCAGTGCTCCCGGAAGGAACTACTTCAGCACTGCAAAACACTCCTTCCCTCGTACAAGGTCCCGCAGCATATAGAATTCATCCCGGAGCTCCCGAAGACCTTGAGCGGCAAGATAAAACGCGCGCTTTTAAAGACCCCTTCCGCCCCGGGGTCAATAGACCAGCGAAGCCAAAAGGAGGCCGGATGA
- a CDS encoding acyl carrier protein — protein sequence MHDRIREFIFENFLFNAEGSALDNDASFLETGIIDSTGMLELVNWIQETYGFEVDDTELVPENLDSVNRLAIYIAKKAQAETRA from the coding sequence ATGCACGATAGGATAAGAGAGTTCATCTTCGAGAACTTCCTTTTCAATGCCGAGGGGAGCGCGCTCGACAACGACGCCTCGTTCCTCGAGACAGGCATAATAGACTCGACCGGGATGCTCGAGCTCGTGAACTGGATACAGGAGACCTACGGGTTCGAGGTGGACGACACCGAGCTCGTCCCCGAGAACCTCGACAGCGTAAACCGGCTCGCCATCTACATAGCAAAGAAGGCGCAGGCAGAGACCCGGGCCTGA
- a CDS encoding DegT/DnrJ/EryC1/StrS family aminotransferase, producing MRRLAPSGTPVNMRDIIAACIGGAAAPKRTLEDFRAAICSKFKVRHCFFVSSGRAALCVLLGVLKELAPGDRDEIVIPSYTCYSVPSTIAKSGLKVLVRDIDPETLDYSIPGLKETDWKRVLCVMTANLYGIPNNLPEIGRIAKENGAFLIDDASQCMGGMVGSRFSGTFGEAGVFSLDKGKNITTMQGGIIVTDSDEIASLVDIRVAALPSPPTSSVISCSMKLLAYAAFLNPRMYWLPESLPFLNLGTTIYTTEYPVEGYSALLGGFGASLFRRFDEITAARVRNGLAYHEALSGVKGLERISIRTDSKPVYLRYPALVRDKGRRRSILARLKKNGIGATASFPRSVIDLEEIGGILSAGSSGKNGRELAEKIITLPTHPFVTGNDIDRAVSVLKGSA from the coding sequence ATGAGACGCCTTGCCCCTTCCGGGACGCCGGTCAATATGCGGGACATCATAGCCGCCTGCATAGGCGGAGCAGCGGCGCCAAAGAGGACGCTCGAAGATTTCAGGGCCGCCATATGCTCGAAGTTCAAAGTCAGGCACTGCTTTTTCGTTTCGTCGGGCCGGGCCGCGCTCTGCGTCCTGCTTGGCGTTTTGAAAGAGCTAGCCCCTGGCGACCGGGACGAGATCGTCATACCCTCGTACACCTGTTATTCCGTGCCCTCTACCATAGCAAAGAGCGGCCTCAAGGTGCTTGTGCGCGATATAGACCCGGAAACTCTCGATTACAGCATCCCCGGGCTTAAGGAGACAGACTGGAAGAGAGTCCTTTGCGTAATGACCGCGAACCTTTACGGCATCCCGAACAATTTACCCGAGATAGGCCGCATCGCGAAGGAGAACGGGGCCTTTCTTATCGATGACGCGTCGCAGTGCATGGGGGGCATGGTCGGAAGCCGTTTTTCAGGGACTTTCGGGGAGGCCGGGGTCTTCAGCCTCGACAAGGGAAAGAACATCACCACGATGCAAGGGGGCATCATAGTAACGGACTCCGATGAAATAGCCTCACTCGTCGATATACGGGTCGCAGCCCTCCCCTCCCCTCCGACCTCGAGCGTGATCTCATGTTCCATGAAGCTCTTGGCCTATGCCGCGTTCCTCAACCCGAGGATGTACTGGCTCCCTGAAAGCCTGCCGTTTCTTAACCTCGGCACAACCATATATACCACCGAGTACCCGGTAGAGGGCTACAGCGCACTCCTAGGCGGGTTCGGGGCTTCGCTTTTCAGGAGGTTCGACGAGATAACCGCGGCACGGGTGAGGAACGGGCTCGCTTACCATGAGGCCCTGTCGGGAGTGAAAGGGCTTGAGCGGATTTCGATAAGGACTGACTCGAAGCCGGTCTATCTCCGATATCCGGCGCTGGTAAGGGACAAAGGCAGGCGCCGCTCCATACTCGCCAGGCTCAAGAAAAACGGCATAGGCGCCACCGCCTCCTTTCCCCGCTCCGTTATCGATCTCGAAGAGATCGGCGGCATACTCAGTGCCGGGAGCTCGGGAAAGAACGGGCGAGAGCTTGCCGAAAAAATAATAACGCTCCCTACGCACCCGTTCGTCACCGGAAATGACATCGATAGGGCCGTTTCGGTCCTGAAGGGGTCCGCATAG
- the asnB gene encoding asparagine synthase (glutamine-hydrolyzing), with the protein MCGIAGITGDNLALGQEALKSMLSMLRHRGPDDFGFYNDGRAAMGHTRLSIIDLDGGRQPMSNEDGSVWISFNGEIFNYIELRDELSRRGHRFSTNSDTEVIIHLYEELGDRCVLRLNGQFAFAIWDKNRSELFIARDRLGIRPLFYCSHAGRFYFASEIKALFAGGPVPREIDPAALNEIFTLWCSVPPKTAFKGIKELPPAHWMKVKDGAIASIERYWDVPLGEEPLDIGIEAAAEGLYDILSDATRLQLRADVPVGAYLSGGLDSSITAALITKMSGARPHTFSVAFEDGAYDESRYQHEMARSLGTEHHEIRCSYSDISGVFPEVVWCAEKPVLRTAPAPLFILSRLVRETGLKVVLTGEGADEAAGGYDIFKETKIREFWAREPESRLRPLLLKKLYPYLSAFQGQSDAYREAFFNGGLSDVSDPFFSHRPRWQTTSRLKAFFSKDLLAGGPVKSPEERLNILMPQGFESWMALARAQYIETASLLPGYILSSQGDRVLMGNSVEGRYPFLDHRVVEYCARLPLRHKMRGLDEKHVLKRMARDMLPVSILKRTKQPYLAPDSKSFFAGGKVPDYVLELLSEGSLKDSGYFDPKSVGLLVKKCRRGAVSGFRDNMALVGILSTQLLHNMFVTGFEGRAAAGRDAGLTTPAPTAL; encoded by the coding sequence ATGTGCGGAATTGCCGGAATAACCGGAGACAACCTGGCTCTCGGCCAGGAGGCCTTGAAATCGATGCTCTCGATGCTCCGCCATCGGGGACCGGACGACTTCGGCTTCTATAACGACGGACGCGCGGCCATGGGGCACACGAGGCTCAGCATAATAGACCTCGATGGCGGGCGCCAGCCAATGTCCAACGAGGATGGTAGCGTCTGGATTTCCTTTAATGGGGAGATCTTCAATTACATCGAGCTCCGGGACGAGCTCTCGAGAAGAGGGCACCGTTTTTCCACAAACTCCGATACCGAGGTCATAATCCACCTCTATGAGGAGCTCGGAGACAGATGCGTTCTCCGTCTTAACGGCCAGTTCGCCTTTGCGATATGGGACAAAAACCGCTCCGAGCTCTTTATTGCACGCGATAGGCTCGGGATAAGGCCCCTTTTCTACTGCTCGCATGCCGGCCGCTTCTATTTCGCTTCCGAGATAAAGGCCCTCTTCGCCGGAGGGCCTGTTCCGAGGGAGATAGACCCTGCGGCGCTGAACGAGATATTCACCCTGTGGTGCAGCGTGCCGCCGAAGACCGCCTTCAAAGGGATAAAGGAGCTTCCTCCCGCTCACTGGATGAAGGTAAAGGACGGGGCAATCGCGTCGATCGAGCGCTACTGGGACGTGCCGCTCGGCGAAGAGCCGCTCGACATCGGCATAGAGGCGGCGGCGGAGGGACTCTACGATATTCTCTCGGATGCGACCCGGCTGCAGCTACGGGCTGACGTGCCGGTCGGGGCTTATTTAAGCGGCGGGCTCGACTCATCGATAACCGCCGCCCTTATAACGAAAATGTCAGGCGCCCGCCCGCATACCTTTTCCGTTGCGTTCGAGGACGGGGCATATGACGAGAGCCGATATCAGCACGAGATGGCCCGCTCGCTCGGGACCGAGCACCACGAGATACGGTGCTCGTACTCCGACATAAGCGGGGTATTCCCGGAGGTCGTCTGGTGCGCCGAGAAGCCTGTTCTAAGGACCGCGCCTGCCCCGCTTTTCATACTCTCGCGCCTGGTGAGGGAGACCGGGCTCAAAGTAGTCCTTACCGGCGAGGGAGCTGACGAGGCGGCCGGGGGATACGACATTTTCAAGGAGACGAAAATAAGGGAGTTCTGGGCTCGCGAGCCGGAATCCAGGCTTCGCCCCCTGCTCCTTAAAAAGCTCTATCCGTACCTGAGCGCATTTCAAGGGCAGTCGGACGCGTACAGGGAGGCTTTCTTTAATGGAGGTCTCTCCGACGTCTCAGACCCGTTCTTCTCTCACCGTCCGAGATGGCAGACCACTTCAAGGCTTAAGGCCTTCTTCTCGAAGGACCTACTGGCCGGAGGCCCTGTAAAAAGCCCCGAGGAGCGGCTTAATATACTTATGCCCCAGGGATTCGAAAGCTGGATGGCGCTCGCCAGGGCACAATACATCGAGACGGCAAGCCTGCTGCCGGGCTACATACTCTCTTCCCAGGGCGACAGGGTGCTGATGGGTAACTCGGTGGAAGGGCGCTACCCTTTCCTCGACCACAGGGTCGTGGAGTACTGCGCCAGGTTGCCGCTTCGACATAAGATGCGCGGCCTCGACGAGAAGCACGTACTTAAACGGATGGCCCGTGACATGCTTCCCGTCTCCATCCTTAAGAGGACCAAGCAGCCTTATCTCGCTCCGGACAGCAAGAGCTTCTTTGCCGGGGGCAAGGTGCCCGATTACGTTCTGGAGCTCCTCTCGGAGGGGTCGCTCAAGGATTCCGGGTACTTCGACCCCAAATCCGTGGGGCTCCTCGTCAAGAAATGCCGCAGAGGTGCGGTGAGCGGCTTCAGGGACAACATGGCCCTGGTCGGAATTCTCTCAACGCAACTCCTGCACAATATGTTCGTAACAGGGTTCGAGGGCCGGGCTGCAGCCGGGCGCGACGCGGGCCTCACGACGCCGGCCCCCACTGCTTTATAA